The Actinoplanes sp. N902-109 genomic interval TTGAACTCGGTCGGCGAGAGCTGCACCCGCTGGCCGGCCCGGTAGACCTCGTGCGTCTCCTCGTCCAGCTCGAGGTCGGCGAAGACCAGCCGGGACGGCTCCTCGTCACCGGCCGTGGTGCGGCGCAGCACCGCCCGGATCCGGGCGGTGAGCTCCTCGAGGCTGAACGGCTTGGTGACGTAGTCGTCGCCGCCCAGGGTGAGCCCGCGGATCTTGTCGTCGGTGCCGTCGCGGGCGGTGAGGAAGACCACGGGGGTGCGCGCTCCGCCCTCGCGCATCAACCGGATCACCTCGAACCCGTCGAGGTCGGGCAGCATCACGTCGAGCACCACCAGGTCGGGGGCGGCGTTCTTGGCCGCGGTGACCGCGGCGCTGCCGCTGGTCGCGGTGCTGACGTCGAACCCGGCGAAGCGCAGGCTGGCCGAGAGCAGCTCGAGGATGTTCGC includes:
- a CDS encoding response regulator transcription factor; translation: MATQTQGKQSEAKLLVVEDDANILELLSASLRFAGFDVSTATSGSAAVTAAKNAAPDLVVLDVMLPDLDGFEVIRLMREGGARTPVVFLTARDGTDDKIRGLTLGGDDYVTKPFSLEELTARIRAVLRRTTAGDEEPSRLVFADLELDEETHEVYRAGQRVQLSPTEFKLLRYLMLNANRVLSKAQILDHVWKYDFRGDDNIVESYISYLRRKVDNVQPRLIHTLRGVGYVLRKPAV